The genomic interval GGAGGGATCGATCTGCATGAAGGCGGCTCGCGCAGTTCTATACACCAGCGGCAGGGCGACTACAACCGCCGCGAGCACGGTCGCTCCCCAGGAAAAAACGACGCGCACGCCGAGCGCTAAAAAGAGCTTGCCCAGCGGACCGTTTTTTCCGAACGCGAGAAGCAGCGCATAGCCGAGAACCGTCGGAGGGAGCACCATCGGAAGCGTGCACGATGCATCGATCGCCGCCCTGGCGAACCCTTTAGCCCTCAGGCTGACTCCCGCTAAAAGGACTCCGAAAACGAAGGCGATCGCCGTCGCCGTCGTTGACGTCTGCAGGGATACGAACAGCGGTGACCAATCCATCAGGGCTCCTTGAATCCGAACGAGGCGAAGACCGCTTGCGCCTCCGGCGACGATAACCAATCAAGGAAGGCTCTCGCTTCCTTCTCGCGGGGTCCTCCCTGCATGGCGGCCGCAGGAAACAGAACAGGAGCATGCGAAACGGGAGGAGCGGCGGCGGCCACCCGTACCTTGACGCTTGAGAGAGCATCCGTCAAATACACGATGCCGGCTGCCGCATCCCCGTTTTCGACATAGGACAAAACCTGACGCACATCCTTGCCGTAGACGGCCTTTTTTTTCGCGTCCTCCAAAATACCGTAAAACCGCAGAACTTCTTCCGCGTACTGGCCGACCGGCACGCTCGAAGGCTCCCCGAGCGCGATGAACGCATGGTTAAGGGCCGGCACATCTTCGAAAGAATCGATGCCTTTTGAATCCTTCGGGACGACGAGCACGATGGAGTTCGCGAGGAGATTCCTCCTGGTTCCCGGCGACAGGAGACCCTGTTTTTCGAGCGCGTCCATAAACCGGGGAGAAGCCGAAATAAACACATCGATAGGCGCTCCCTGGGAAATCTGCGCCTGAAGAGAGCCGGAAGCGCCGAACACAGGCGTAATCCGTACTGAAGGCTCGACATCGGCATAGAGAGCCGCGCACGCGTTCAAGGCGTCCGTAAGGCCTGCTCCTGCCGCGACCGTCAAGGACGTTTCGGTCTTGCCTCCAGCAAAAAGTGGAATACTACACGACAAGGCTGAAAACAATGCTAAGGCGGCTATCCTTTTTTTCACGGTTGCTCCTTCGAGAGAGGTTTAAAAAACTGAAGGCCGCGGAGAATCTCTATCGAAACTCCGCGGCCTTGCCGGATCAGATTCTCATCTGACAGCAGTATACTACTGAAGAAATGGCTCTTTGATCAAGGCGTTTTTGCAATAATATGCAATAAACACGTTTTTTTCTGCATAAATATTGACTTTTACAGAATTCGCTCATACTATACCGGTATGGCTAGTGAACTTGCAGACTGGAGAGCCTTTCTTGAGGAAGGCCGTAGGTATCACCGGACAGCGCAAGGAGGCGTTCGCCGGCCGGATGTATTCACCCCCGCGATTATCCAAAATATCGCGGCGATGGGTATCGAAAAGTATTTCATGTCTATCTTTATGAAGCGAGGAACCCTGCCCCGCAACCACACCATGACCGATCTGCTTGAAGAAGCGGCCTCCTTCATGATTATCCCCGGCGATGTGGAGGCGACGCTGCGGTACATGGATTCGCTTCAGCGAATCTGCTCCATGGACGATTTCCAAATTACGAGTCCGCGAACGGAAGACGTGCCACGCTTCATAGAAGCCCTCGATTCGCTCGCCGCGATGGCGGGCGTGCAACCAGAAGACGCATGAACGGCCGCCGGATCGCCGTTCTTGACACCACGCTCAGGGACGGCGCCCAGGCTGCGGGAGCGGGTTTTACCCTCGCGGAAAAACTCGCCCTCGTGCAGGCTCTCTCCCTCCTCCGCGTAGACATCATCGAAGCAGGCTTTCCCGCCGCATCCCGCCGCGAATTTGAGGCGTGCTCGCAAGCCGTTTCGCATCTGGACAGCCGGTCCGGCGCGAAACCTGCCGTAGCGGTCATGTGCCGCTCGCTTCCGGAGGACATCGTCCGGTGCGGCAGGGCCCTCGGCGGAGCCGAAAACGGAATCATCCACCTCTCGCTTCCGGTCAGCGATCTGCATATGCAGGCCAAGTTCAAAGCCTCCCGGCGGGACATGCTGAAAAAGGCGGAGGACGCGATAGCTTTCGCGCTCGGCCATGCGAACGCGATAGAAATGGGAGCCGAGGACGCGACGAGGGCAGACCCCGAATTTCTCGCCGACTACTGCAGCTGCGCGATACGGGCAGGAGCGGGAATCGTAAACATCGCAGATACGGTCGGAATATCTACGCCCCGAAAAATGCAAAAGCTGATCGCTCGTCTGCTCGAACGGGTTCCGGGGTTCGCACGAGGGGAAGCTGTTCTTTCCGTACACTGCCATAACGATCTGGGACTCGCGACGGCCAATACTCTTTCGGCGATAGAGGCGGGATGCGGGCAAATCGAAACGAGCCTGCGGGGAATCGGAGAGCGGGCGGGCAACGCCGCTTTGGAGGAAATCGCCGCCGTCATCTGCGCGAACGCCTCCGCCTTTCCCATCGAGACGAACCTGAATCTCTCGATGCTCGCGGAGGCCAGCGCCCTGGCGGGAAAAATCTCGGGCCTCGGCATACCGCCGTTCAGGGCTGTCTGGGGATCGACCGCTTCAGCCCACGCTTCGGGAATACATCAAAGCGGAATCCAAAAAGACGCTAACACCTACCGGGCCTTCCAAAGCGAGCTGCTCGGATTTTCCGGCAGCCGCACGGCAATCTCTCAGTACTCCGGAAAAGCGGGACTCGCCGCGTTTCTAAAAGAATATGCCGCGATCGATCTTTCTCAAGATCCCGACGGCTCTTCTGACGCGGCGACTCAGATTCTCCGCCGGATAAAAAAAGAAGGGGCCGAATGCGGACTCGCCGAAATCCTCGGCGAACTGCGGCATGCCGGCCTCTACGATCTGCCGGTTCTTGCCGCGGAAGTCGCGGAAGACGCCCGTACCTGCGCACAGAAACCGATTCCCGCTCTGAAACAAACAATCGATGCTATGCGGCGCGATATCGAAAACTCGGGAGCGGATCTGCCGGAGCTCTCTGATTATTCGATCATCCAGGGGCCGCTCAAGGCGAGGGTATTTCTTGAATTCAGGCATCCCTGCCGGCCGGAAGAAACGCTCGCCTTCGAGAGAACGGGCGAGGACGCCATGGACACTGTTCGACGCTGTTTCCTCGACGCGGCTAATTCGACCAGGGCCCTGCGTTCAGCGCAAGGCTCATGACGGAAGCGGGGTCGGCAGACCAGAGGCTCCAATCACGGACGGGAGAGCCGCCGAGAGAACGATAAAAAGCTTGAGCCGGAATGTTCTCGTCTAACACCGCCCACTCAACGCTTGCGCAATCTTCTTCAGCGGCGATTTTCGCGAGCGTCCCCAGGAGAAAACGGCCGACGCCCTTCGACCGATGCGCATGATGGACAAAAAGATCCTCCACGAAAAGCTTTCGCCTCCCCGCGAACGTCGAATACCCGAAATACCAGAGAACAAAGCCCATCGTTGCTCCGTCGCCGGATGCGTCCGCGTTTTCCAAGTCGTCTGCAAAGGCCGCATGGACGACGCCGTTCGGATGCAGGGCGGAAAAAAGATCCGCCTCGGTTGAAACGCAGAGAGCGCCGAGCCTTTCGTATTTCGCGAGGCGGCGCACCCACGCGAGAACCTCGCCAGAGTCTTCCGGCGTCGCCGTTCTGAATACCACTGCCGCTACGCCCGGGCAGAACAGGAAGGCCCGCAGGACGCGGAGCAGGCGGCGCATGAGCTTGCGCTCGCCGCCCGGCCGCATGAGCCGTCCATCGCCTGGAACCATCCCTTCAATTCGTCGAGTTCCTCGGCCTCTTCGGCGTCGACGGCGCGGAGCTTCAAGCTGGAAAACGCGTCTGCGAGCTCATGATCCAGAAACCGATAGCCCGAGACGGCAAGCCAGAAACGGAATCCGTCGGCTCCGTCCGCGTTATACGCCTCGCCGCGGAAAGCCGCGTCGGAACGGCACCTCGCAATGCATCTAAAAGCGTCAATCATCGACATCTTCCGCCCCCTTGTCTTTCAATCCGTATTTGACGACGCGCAATCCCATCATGCGCTCGGTGATTCCCAGATTAGCCGCCGCGCGAGACACGTTTCCGCCCGTTCGCTTCAATTCCTCGCGAAGTATTTCCCGCTCGACCGATTCCATCGTTTCCTGAAGTCCGCCGGTTCGGGTATTCGGATCGCGGCGAGTCTTTTGCAATCCGGCCGGCAGATGGTAGCTGTGAAGATTTCCGTCGGTGGATAGGATGACGGCGCGCTCGATGCAGTTCTCCAGCTCGCGCACATTGCCCGGCCAATCGTACGACATCAACAGATGCGTGGCCGGAGCGGAAATGGAACGTATCTTCTTTCCATGCTCTTTGGAGAACCGTTCGATAAAATGATTCGCGAGCAGCAAGATATCCGTCTTCCGTTCGCGCAACGGCGGAATAACCAGCGGAAACACGTTTATTCTATAGAAGAGATCTTCGCGGAAGCGTCCTTCGGCGATAAGCTTCTCAAGGTTCCGGTTGGTAGCGGCGATGATCCGAACATTCACCCGAATGGTGCGGCATCCGCCGACGCGTTCGAATTCGCGCTCCTGCAGGACGCGCAGAAAGGTCGCCTGTACGGCCATCGGCATCTCGCCGATCTCGTCCAGAAAAATAGTGCCCCCGTCCGCAAGTTCGAACCGGCCTTTGCGCGCGTTCACTGCGTTCGTAAATGCTCCTTTTTCATGGCCGAAAAGCTCGCTCTCGATCAAGCTTTCGGGAATCGCCGCGCAATTGAGCTTTATAAAAGGGGCCTCCGCACGGGGAGAATTATAATGAATCGCGTGGGCAATGCGCTCCTTCCCTACCCCGCTTTCTCCCAGGAGCAAAACGGTCGCCCCGGTCGAACTGACCTGGTCGATCTGTTGATACAAGAGGCGCATAATCTTTGAATTCCCGATCACGCTGGAAGGCCTGTACTGCGTCTGGAGCGCCGCCTGAAGCCGCTCGTTCTCTTCGCGCAGCTTGACCATCTCCTCCTCGCGCGCCTGCCTGAGCCTGACGGCCTGGCTAATCGACGCCGCGATGATCATCATGAGCTTCATGATTCCGTCGAGGGTATTGTCCGGATTATAGGGAATGTCTATGCCGATGGCTCCGATTGCCTCGGTTCCGGCCTTGATCGGCACGCACACGAAGGAAATGCTTCTGGTATCCTGATTTCTCCGCGCGCCCGTCCTGTCCAGAAAGTCCGGCTCGTCCGCTATCCGCGGAATGGCCACCGGGTTCCCCGTCTCGATGACCCGCCCGATGATTCCTTCCCCCGGCTGATAATGGCCTTTCTCGATCTCTCCCATGCCGTAGCCCCAGGCTTCTCCGATCGTGATGTCTCCGCGGCTCCGGTTCAAAATGGTGATGATGCCCCGCTGGATGCCGACATGCCGGCCCATCGTCTCCATTACCGAATTGAGAACGGTTTCTATATCCAGGGACTGGGAAAGGATTGCGCTGATTTCATAGAGGAGGCTGAGTTCGCACGAACAATGCTCAAGGCGGGACATACACTGCAAACCGGTCATCGACTCTCCTCTGGAGATTCGGCCCTACCGGCTCGCGCAGGACAATCCGGTATACCAGATCATCCTGAATATTTATTCATAAATACTGCATAAATACGCTCTTTGTCAAGGGCAGGAAGGGATACGCGCACTACCTTTCACTCGCCGCAAGCGCGCCACGCTCACCCGCGCACCCTACCTTTCACTCGCCGGAAAGCGCGCCACGCTCACCCGCGCGCGCACTACCTTTCACTCACCGTAAGCGTGCCACGCTCACCCGCGCGCACCACCTTTCACTCGCCGGTAAGCGCATCACGCTCAATCGCGCGCACTACCTTTCACTCGCCGCAAGCGCGCCACGCTTTCCGCGCGCGCACTACCTTTCACTCGAGTGTAAGCGCACCACGCTTTCCGCGCGCGCACTACCTTTCACTCGCCGGTAAGCGCATCACGCTTAATCGCGCGCACTACCTTTCACTCGAGTGTAAGCGCGCCACGCTTTCCGCGCACCATACCTTTCACTCACTACAAGCGTACCACGCTCAATCGCGCGCACTACCTTTCACTCGCCGCAAGCGCATCACGCTCAATCACGCGCACTACCCTTCACCCCCGAGTAAGCGCTCCACGCTCAATCGCGCGCACTACCTTTCACTCACCGCAAGCGTGCCACGCTCACGCGCGCGCACTACCTTTCACTCAGCGCATGCGTACCACGCTCACCCGCGCGCACTACCTTTCACTCGCCGGTAAGCGCATCACGCTCACCCGCGCGCGCTACCTTTCACTCGCCGGTAAGCGCATCACGCTCACCCGCGCGCACTACCTTTCACCCGCCGCAAGCGCATCCCGCTCGATCGCGCGCACTACCTTTCACTCATCGATAAGCGCATCACGCTCTATCGCGCGCACGACCTTTCACTCGAGTGTAAGCGCATCACGCTCAATCGCGCGCGCTACCTTTCACTCATCGCAAGCGTGCCACGCTCACCCGCGCGCACTACCTTTCACTCGCCGCAAGCGCGCCACGCTCACCCGCGCACCCTACCTTTCACTAATCGATAAGCGCGCCACGCTCAATCGCGCGCACTACCTTTCACCCGCCGCAAACGTGCCCCGCTCACCTGCGCGCACTACCTTTCACTCGCCGGTAAGCGTATCACGCTCAATCGCGCGCACTACCTTTCACCCGCCGCAAGCGCGCCACGCTCACCCGCGCGCGCTACCTTTCACTCGCCGTAAACGTGCCACGCTCACCCGCGCGCACGACCTTTCACTCGCGGGTAAGCGCATCACGCTCACCCGCGCGCGCACTACCTTTCACTCGCCGGTAAGCGCATCCCGCTCACCCGCGCGCACTACCTTTCACTCACCGGTAAGCGCGCCACGATCGATCGCGAAATACGCTTAGCCGATCGCTTCGCTGCCGCGTTCGCCGGTGCGGATGCGTATGCATTGCTCAAGGGGCATCACCCAGATCTTGCCGTCTCCGATGCGGCCGCTGCGGGCGCCCTTGATTATGGCGTCCACGGTCACGTCGACGAACTCGTCGTTCACGGCGATATCAAGCCTGATCTTCTTAAGCAAGTTTATCTCGGTTATGGCTCCGCGGTACTCTTCGGTGAACCCCGCCTGCTTGCCGCAGCCCTGGGCCGGAGTAACGGTCATCTTGGTGACTTTCGCTTCCACGAGCGCCTTCTTCACATCGTCCAGCTTCTGCGGCTGGATAAGGGCAACTATCAGTTTCATCGCTGTCTCCTCCCTGTCAATCGATAATCTGGAAGCCGGCATAGGCTTCGGATGCGTGTTCCGAACGGTCGAGTCCGGTCAACTCTTCTTCGCGCGTAACGCGGATGCCGACGGTGTATTTCAGGACGAGCCACACGGCCAACGCGACCGCGAAAGAGAAACCGGCGACTGAAACGACGCCGATCGACTGTTTCGCCAGCAAGCCGAATCCGCCTCCGTTCAAGAGGCCGTTCCCCGTGGCGGTTCCGGTAATCCCGTCAATCGCAAACAGACCGACTGCAAGGGTGCCCCACATGCCGTTCATCAAATGCACGGAAAGCGCTCCGACCGGATCGTCGAGCTTGCGCTTATCGAAAAAGAGAACGCTGAACACGACGAGCACGCCGGAAACGAGGCCGATCATCGCCGCTCCGCCGACATCGACGAAGGCGCAGCCGGCCGTGATTCCCACGAGGCCGGCGAGAGCTCCGTTGATGATCATCGAAAGGTCGGGGCGTCCCAGCAGGAACCAGGAAGCGATCGTGGAGGAAAGAATCGCGACAGCAGCGGAAGTGTTGGTCGTCACCGCGATGTGCGCGATGGCGGAACCGTCGCCCACAGCCATAGTCGATCCGGGGTTGAAGCCGAACCAGCCGAACCACAGCACAAGACCGCCGAGCGTCACCATAGACATATTGTGTCCGAGTATCGGAACCGTCGAACCGTCGGCCCGGTACTTGCCGTGGCGGGGTCCGAGAACCATTACGCCCGCGAGCGCCGCCCAACCGCCGACCGAATGCACTACCGTCGAACCGGCGAAATCGAAAAAGCCGAGGTTCTGCAGCCATCCGCCGCCCCATATCCAATGCCCGGTCACCGGGTACATGACCGCGACCAGAATAAACGCGAACACGATGAAGGAAGTGAATTTGATCCGTTCGGCGACGGCCCCGGACACGATGGTCGCCGCGGTTCCCGCGAACACGAGCTGGAAAAAGAATTTCGCCCAAAAGGGAACCCGGGCCCACGAAATCGCGCCGAAACCCTCGTCCACGCCGCCGTTGGCGAAGAACAGATTCGTCAAACCGACGAAGGCGTTGCCGTCGCCGAACATCAATCCCCACCCGATGAACCAGAAGGAGAGGGAGGCGATCGCGAACACGATAAAGTTTTTGGAAAGAATGTTGACCGCGTTTTTGCTGCGGCACAGGCCGGTCTCGACCATGGCGAAGCCGAGATTCATAAAGAAAACGAGGAATGCCGACAACAGCACCCACAGAGTATCCAGTCCCATGATCAGGGTTTCGACTTGCGACAAGCCGCCGACTGCGTCCATAGGAACCTCCAAAGAAAGTGATCCTACGTCATTGTAGTCGGCGCCGCACCGCTCTCGAAACGGCAACCTGAATTGCGCAAAACATAGCCTGTTCGCCCGCCGTGAGTCAAGATCTCTAAAACATGAAAAAAAAGAGGCAGGACGGGCACCGGCGGGAGAGAGCAAAAAGTTCGGAGCCCCCTCAACCGAAAGATCAAAGGAGGCTCGCGATCGTCACGGGGAAGAAAGAGGGCGGTACCGGAAACAGTCTGTCGTGTGCGCGTTTATCAGGCCGACGGCCTGGGCGTAGGCCTGCATGATCGTCGACCCGACGAACTTCATGCCGCGTTTTTTCAAGTCCGCGGATATCGCGTCGGAAAGTTCGGAGGTCGTCGGTATCTCCTGGATAGTCCGATAGGCGGGCTGAAGCGGCGCGCAATCCGCAAAGCGCCAGAGATACGCGTCGAAGGAGCCGAACTCTTCGCGGATCTTCAGCACCGCGAGCGCGTTGGTTTTCACCGAACCGATTTTGAGCCGGTTTCTCACTATCCCCGGATTCGCAAGAAGCGCCTCCTCGTCGGAAGCGTCGATCTTCGAGCACCGTTCAATGTCGAAATCAAAAAACGCGCGGCGGTAATTATCCCGCTTTTTCAAAATCGTATCCCAGGAAAGCCCGGCCTGCGCGCCCTCGAGAATCAGCATCTCGAAGAGCAGCCGGTCGTCGTGTACGGGCACTCCCCAGTCCCTGTCGTGGTACAGCACGTAGGCTTCATTGTTCGGGGGAACCCAGGCGCATCGCGTTTCCATCAGGGCTTCTGCAGGCTGGAAAGAAGAATTTTGATTTCGTTATACGTCAGACGGTTCGGCCGTTTGCCGCCCCCGAGGTAATAATTGACTACCTCGCCGTCCGCTTCGACACCCTCGTTGTACACGTACTGGAAGCGCATCTGGATGTACTCTTCGGGAACCGCGGGAACGCCGTCTTTCGAGGACGAGGAGGAAACCTCGCCGTTCGCGAGAACGCGGAAATCCATGTACTGGCTTTCTTTCTTGTTCTTGTTGTCGTAGGCGGCAATCGCCTTTTCGAGCCAGGCGGCGAGGCGCTTCGCCGATTCGGGAGTGATTATCGTCCCGGCGGCGGCCTCGTCCAGCGGAACAACCTTCGCGCCCGGACTCGTTTTGCCCTCGCCGATGGAAACCATCGTTCCGTTCACGCGGTATACATAGAGCCTGTCGCCGGGAGTGCTCATCCTGCGCGCGACCGTATCTTCCGTCGCGACTCTGGATTGAACGGGAGCCATGCCGTAGAAGCCGACGGTTCCCGGCTCCGGCCCCCTCGATACGGAAGGAACGCTGAGGCAGCCGGCGGCTCCGACTGCGAGCAGAAGGGCGGGAATACAGTTCAACACACTTTTTATCATACATCCTCCAAGACTTTGCTCTATTTTGCCTTGGGAGGACCGATTCTGTCAAACACAGTTTTTCAGCTCGTCTTGAATCTGCCGATTTCGCCCGTTACGGACTGTATTGCCGAACGGTTTTCTGACGCGAGCGTTACCACCTGGGCGATCGCCTTGTTGATCTCGCCGGTGCCGAGGCTCATCTCGTCCATGCTTTCGCGGATGCGCTGAGTAATTTCGACCAGCTGGTTCATTTCCTGCAGAATAGCGCGGCTTCCTTCGAGTATCTGGCTCGCCCGGTCGTTTACAATGCCGCTTTCGTCCCGCATGCGGCTGAGGCTCTCAAGCACGCGCGAATTGCCCTGGCTTTGCTCTTCCATCGATGCGTGGATATGCCTCTGCTGTTCGGAAACCGTGGACACCGATTCGCGCACGCCGTTGAAGGCCTTTCCCGCGTCCTCGGAGGATACGACCACCTTGTCTATGGAAACCTTGAGGCTCTTCAATTCGCGGGAAATCGTCTTTGACTGCGCGGCCGCGTTCTCCGCGAGAACCCGGATTTCGTCCGCCACGACCGCGAAGCCGGCGCCGGCCTCCCCCGCGTGAGCCGCTTCGATGGCGGCGTTCATCGCCAAAAGATTCGTTCGCGCTGCGATCGAAGTAACGATCGTATTCGCCTCGGCGAGGCTCGCCGACTGGCCTTCTATCGCCTTAACCAAACCGATTACATCCGAAATGCGGGAATACCCTGTCTCAGAAACATCCTTGAGCTCAAAGAAGCGCTCGTTGTTTTTTTCCAGATTCCGCCGAACCGACTCGACGTTCGCGATCATCTGCTCGACGCTCGCGGAACTGTCGGTGATGCTTTCTGTCTGCGCGTCGAGGCCGCTCGAAAGAGCGTCGATATTTTTCGTGATTTCCTGAACCGTCGCGGAGGTTTCGTTCACACCTGCGGCCTGGCTCAGTACCTGTTGTTTCACGCTCTCGATATTCGCGTTGATCTGAAAAACCGCCGCGGACGTTTCTTCCATGTTCGCCGAAAGCTCTCCTCCCAGCTCTCCCAGCCGCATGCCGGACGTCCGTATCGAGGCTATTATCTCCTGAAGCATCGATATAAAGGTATTAAAATCCCTGGAGAGCTTGCCTATTTCGTCCTCGCCCGCGACCGGAAGCCGCTGGGTAAGATCGGCCTCGCCGCTGGAAATATCCTCGAGAGCCGCGGCGGTTCGCTTGATCGGCGCGACAAAGGCGCTCGAAAGATAGCTCACGAGGGCGACCAACAGCGCAGCGCCGATGATAAAAGCGACCACGAGCCGCCGGGTGAGGGACCGGGAGCCATCAAGAACTTCAGAACGGGGAATGGAGGCGGCGATTATCCAGGGTTCCTGGGCCGTACCCATGCGCAGGGGAACGAAGGTTTTCATGAAGGGTTGCGCGTCGTCGGAGGCGGGATACGGTCCGCTAACGGTATCGCCCATATTGAACGCTTCGATCAAGCTCGAAGAATACTCGGCCTCGAATTCCCGGGCTACCTTCCCCACCTTCTCAGGATCGGGATCGTACACAACGGTTCCCGTCGCGGAGAGAAGACGCAAATAGCCGGTTTTATACAGAATTTCATTGGAAAAAACGCTGATGAACTTGGACACCGGAATATCAACCCCGGCGGCGCCGAGAACCCTGCCGTAGCGGTTCTTTATCGGTACGACGAAGGACGTCATCACGGCCGGCTCTCCGCCGATTGTTCCGACGAAGGGTTCAAGTATCTGTTCAAGCCCGGTTTTCTTCGCGGTCTGGTAATACCCGCCTGAATACCCGGAATCGTAGCCGGTCAGAATTTCCCTGGTCGGAATAATCTCGAGATCCACGACCTTGTCGGCGCCGGTGTCCTTGAACTGGGCGAGATTGCTGTTCGTGTCGACAGAATTCGAGGGATCCATCGTCCAGCGGAGATTGAAGCGCCCGCTGGGGTCCTGTCCGCTCTGTCCCGCGTACTTCGCGTCGAGGCCGTCGAAAAGGCCCGGCTCCCAGAGAGTCCAGACAGCGTAAAAACGGGGATTGGACTTGAGCTTAACGAGGGCATAGCTTTCCGCGTACGCTCTCCTGTCCTCCGGAGCGATGGTTTCAAGATTCGCAAGAGTCGATGAAAGATCGCGCGCCGTCGAAATAACCAGATTCATCTCAGCCGCGAAGTTTGCGGCCTTTCCCGAGGCAAGCGCCCGCATATAGAGCTCCGCCGCGGCGGAACTGTTCTTTTCCGTGTAGTAATTGATATACAGAGCCGTAGTCGTATACATAGCAATAACCGCGGCCGCTATGCGCACCGCGATCTTAACCGCGAGCCGCGTCCTGAATCCACTCATATGGGCATCTCTCATAGTAAAAAGTATATAGGCCTCATCCCCGCTTGTCAAAGCTGGTTTACAGGTCAGTACATACAATGTACCAGATAATGGAGATTATGGATATAACGTAAATTCAGTACAAAGAGAGTATGATATTCCCCGACCCGGCAAGGTCGTTCATACGCGCCGGCTGCGCGGTTTTTTTTCGCCCCTGCTGCGACCTTCTGCCTCGATCTGACTCCGGAATACCTTGATCACAGGATCCGATACAGTAGAAAAAAAACGGCTGACAAGCGCGCGTTCCGGTAATAAACTAAAGTTCATGGTTTTTCGATCAAAAAAAAAGGAGAACGGATATGGCGCAATGGATGGAAGGAAAAATAGACGTATCGGCGGAGAAGGCCGGGTATGACGAAAAGAGGATCGCCGTCCTCGCTGACTATTACGGAAATCTGATCGACGCGGGGAAGATCCGGGCCGCAGGCTTCCTGATGGCCAGAAACGGAGGCGTATTCTGCCAC from Teretinema zuelzerae carries:
- a CDS encoding methyl-accepting chemotaxis protein — its product is MRDAHMSGFRTRLAVKIAVRIAAAVIAMYTTTALYINYYTEKNSSAAAELYMRALASGKAANFAAEMNLVISTARDLSSTLANLETIAPEDRRAYAESYALVKLKSNPRFYAVWTLWEPGLFDGLDAKYAGQSGQDPSGRFNLRWTMDPSNSVDTNSNLAQFKDTGADKVVDLEIIPTREILTGYDSGYSGGYYQTAKKTGLEQILEPFVGTIGGEPAVMTSFVVPIKNRYGRVLGAAGVDIPVSKFISVFSNEILYKTGYLRLLSATGTVVYDPDPEKVGKVAREFEAEYSSSLIEAFNMGDTVSGPYPASDDAQPFMKTFVPLRMGTAQEPWIIAASIPRSEVLDGSRSLTRRLVVAFIIGAALLVALVSYLSSAFVAPIKRTAAALEDISSGEADLTQRLPVAGEDEIGKLSRDFNTFISMLQEIIASIRTSGMRLGELGGELSANMEETSAAVFQINANIESVKQQVLSQAAGVNETSATVQEITKNIDALSSGLDAQTESITDSSASVEQMIANVESVRRNLEKNNERFFELKDVSETGYSRISDVIGLVKAIEGQSASLAEANTIVTSIAARTNLLAMNAAIEAAHAGEAGAGFAVVADEIRVLAENAAAQSKTISRELKSLKVSIDKVVVSSEDAGKAFNGVRESVSTVSEQQRHIHASMEEQSQGNSRVLESLSRMRDESGIVNDRASQILEGSRAILQEMNQLVEITQRIRESMDEMSLGTGEINKAIAQVVTLASENRSAIQSVTGEIGRFKTS